From Heptranchias perlo isolate sHepPer1 chromosome 8, sHepPer1.hap1, whole genome shotgun sequence, a single genomic window includes:
- the LOC137324745 gene encoding paired box protein Pax-1-like gives MDQTYGEVNQLGGVFVNGRPLPNAIRLRIVELAQLGIRPCDISRQLRVSHGCVSKILARYNETGSILPGAIGGSKPRVTTPTVVKYIREYKQGDPGIFAWEIRDRLLGDAVCDKYNVPSVSSISRILRNKIGNLSHSGHYETNKQTPPQPTLSYNPIYQYSYPNHMSSAAAKMGSATGVPMAGVTGHVGIHRAWPSAHSVTNILGLRNLVEQTAAVGGAEASAYQTKMEDWNNVNRATFPSTQSINGIEKQAIDPDLKYPQPPSALPAVSSFVPACAVGPYPSSNQVPSYGVYSGPGAGYMTGHPWQSQSSSLSHSGPGIAMHGGDIHAPMPFKHLSAREVADRKPGNLVSKPSEALSNAHGLSIPASST, from the exons ATGG ATCAGACTTACGGGGAGGTGAATCAGCTGGGAGGTGTATTCGTTAACGGGAGACCCCTTCCCAACGCCATCAGGTTGAGGATAGTGGAATTGGCTCAGCTCGGGATCAGACCGTGCGACATAAGCAGGCAACTCCGGGTGTCCCACGGTTGCGTGAGCAAAATCCTGGCTCGTTACAACGAGACGGGCTCCATCTTACCTGGGGCCATCGGGGGCAGCAAGCCTAGGGTCACCACCCCGACCGTGGTGAAGTACATCAGGGAATACAAGCAAGGTGACCCCGGGATCTTCGCTTGGGAGATTCGGGATAGGCTCCTGGGCGACGCGGTTTGTGACAAGTACAACGTTCCTTCTGTCAGTTCCATCAGCAGGATCTTGAGGAACAAGATCGGCAACCTGTCGCATTCGGGTCACTACGAGACCAACAAGCAGACCCCTCCGCAGCCGACGCTGTCTTACAATCCCATTTATCAGTATTCCTACCCCAACCACATGTCATCCGCGGCCGCAAAAATGGGCAGTGCTACAGGGGTCCCTATGGCAGGGGTTACGGGACATGTCGGGATCCACAGGGCATGGCCGTCCGCTCACTCAGTCACCAACATCCTCGGACTCAGGAACCTCGTTGAACAGACAG CTGCTGTTGGTGGAGCCGAGGCTTCAgcttatcaaacaaaaatggaaGATTGGAATAACGTCAATCGAGCAACTTTCCCATCAACTCAAAGTATCAACGGGATTGAGAAACAGGCGATCGACCCGGATCTGAAATACCCCCAG CCTCCATCTGCACTGCCCGCTGTGAGTAGTTTTGTTCCTGCTTGCGCTGTTGGCCCTTATCCCTCGTCGAACCAGGTGCCGAGCTATGGAGTGTACAGTGGCCCTGGAGCCGGCTATATGACTGGCCATCCCTGGCAGTCCCAGAGCAGCagtctctcccactctgggccaGGAATTGCCATGCACGGCGGAGACATCCACGCACCAATGCCCTTCAAACACCTCTCAGCTAGAGAAG TGGCGGACAGAAAACCCGGGAATCTCGTTAGCAAGCCCTCCGAAGCTCTTAGCAACGCGCACGGCCTCTCAATCCCAGCCTCCAGCACGTAA